From the genome of Leptolyngbya iicbica LK, one region includes:
- a CDS encoding cytochrome P450, protein MSASQPSATPSPVPPGEFGLPVIGETLSFFRDRNYAVKKHQKYGAIFKTRLLGNPTVFVKDHAANQFVFSHENQYFQVTWPPSTRALLGPLSLALQTGNVHQNRRKLLAQAFMPRALSGYIDAVQTITAQYSDRWAAQGNLTWYPELRNYTLDVACKLLVGLDQGSQTRLGQLFETWCEGLFSIPLALPWTRFGKAKRCRQLLLDEIEQTIVTRQQASEPGQDALSLLIQARDDDGQGLSLEELKDQILLLLFAGHETLTSAIASYCLLIAQNPTVWDKLRAEQAAFAEAPLTLETLKQMTYLDQVLREVLRLVPPVGGGFRTVLQTCELNGYQIPAGWTVLYEINQTHLNPDVYPAADTFQPDRFADEASRAKYSYIPFGGGIRECLGKEFARLEMKLFAVHLLRHYTWELLPDQDLSLVTVPTPHPRDNLKVRFTAMSDR, encoded by the coding sequence ATGAGTGCATCCCAACCATCTGCTACCCCGTCACCGGTGCCCCCTGGTGAGTTTGGGTTGCCCGTAATTGGCGAAACTTTAAGCTTTTTTCGCGATCGCAACTACGCGGTCAAAAAGCATCAAAAATACGGTGCCATTTTCAAAACGCGGCTGCTGGGCAACCCCACCGTCTTCGTCAAGGACCATGCTGCTAATCAGTTCGTCTTCAGCCACGAAAACCAATACTTTCAAGTGACCTGGCCGCCCAGTACCCGTGCCCTATTGGGACCCCTCTCGCTCGCGCTGCAAACGGGCAACGTCCATCAAAATCGGCGCAAGTTACTGGCCCAAGCCTTCATGCCACGGGCCCTGTCGGGATATATCGACGCGGTGCAAACGATCACGGCGCAATATAGCGATCGCTGGGCCGCCCAGGGAAATCTCACCTGGTATCCCGAACTGCGCAACTACACCTTAGATGTGGCCTGCAAGCTACTGGTAGGACTCGACCAGGGTTCACAAACTCGCTTGGGCCAGCTATTTGAAACCTGGTGCGAAGGGCTATTTTCGATTCCGCTGGCGCTGCCGTGGACGCGGTTTGGCAAAGCCAAACGCTGTCGTCAACTGCTGTTGGATGAGATCGAACAAACCATTGTGACGCGACAACAAGCCTCCGAGCCAGGGCAGGATGCGTTGAGCCTACTGATTCAAGCGCGGGACGATGATGGACAAGGGCTGAGTCTGGAGGAATTGAAGGATCAGATTTTGCTGCTGTTGTTTGCGGGGCATGAAACGCTAACCTCGGCGATCGCCTCTTACTGCCTGCTCATTGCGCAAAATCCCACAGTCTGGGACAAATTGCGAGCCGAGCAAGCTGCCTTTGCTGAAGCCCCCCTGACCTTAGAAACCTTGAAGCAGATGACTTATCTCGATCAGGTGCTGCGCGAAGTGTTGCGGCTGGTGCCCCCAGTGGGCGGCGGCTTTCGCACCGTCTTGCAAACCTGTGAGCTAAACGGCTACCAAATCCCTGCCGGGTGGACTGTGCTGTACGAAATCAATCAGACCCATCTCAATCCTGACGTATATCCAGCCGCCGATACCTTTCAGCCCGATCGCTTTGCCGACGAGGCGAGTCGCGCCAAGTATAGTTACATTCCCTTTGGCGGCGGCATTCGCGAATGCTTGGGCAAAGAATTTGCCCGCTTAGAAATGAAACTGTTTGCCGTGCATCTGCTCCGCCATTACACCTGGGAGCTCTTGCCCGATCAGGACTTGAGCTTGGTCACCGTCCCGACTCCGCATCCCCGCGACAATCTCAAGGTGCGCTTTACTGCGATGAGCGATCGCTAG
- a CDS encoding bifunctional diguanylate cyclase/phosphodiesterase — protein MTLRPLSLSLRSLLIVPFVIQLVLAIALTGYLSVRSGELAVNQVAQDLRTEITTHIVDQLRAYLAEPHQINQLNVRAIAQGNLPLGDWEATEQYFLQQLQDFKYVDSIYYGSVSGEFSGALRQPEGAHPLQVMHVRSQTPQLLQFWEVNEAGTPTRLVTEAPNFEVTQRPWFQEAVAQGQPSWGNIFTYHAFPAMAIPAMTPVFNAQGALQGVVANNFFLSQVSDFLKTLKIGQTGQAFILDRQGLLVASSSLPQPFWVKHGKAERMLASEAPTAVLQAAVAAMQRQDSDLVRQGAAQTVGFTADRAHYFLQVTAFQDDYGLDWLIGVILPDTDFLGPLYAYRSNIILLSIGALLISLMVGFYTSRWIAGPVQYLRRAARRLAAGNFHQRLPQSGIQELDDLTLSFEGMAQQLQTSFETLQQQALHDGLTQLPSRNALVTEMQRRLVRAEQDVDFQFAVFFIDLDNFKLINDSLGHLVGDRLLVEVAQRFRAALPYPAFVSRFGGDEFVVMTGAVAAIDEALDLADRLLQIMQAPVAIGDRDIYVTMSVGIVFSTMQLNSVEECLRKADIALYKAKERGKARYEVFVQEMHATVEQRWQIETALRQSLEAQQLAIAYQPVTQLSSGDMIGFEALCRWHHPQLGPVSPEIFIPIAEETGLIVALERWLLHQACAQMQHWQQQFPALPLAFMSVNISPVHVMHPTFVADIHQVLQATHLAPAALKLEVTESLMMHNPGVARERLQQVRAFGVQLSLDDFGTGYSSLSYLHQFPFNTLKIDQSFVHQLRATPHDTGIVRAIIAMAHSLNIQTIAEGIETADEAALLAQLGSHYGQGYYFARPGSADDMTRRLTAAAQRSSDRSSQ, from the coding sequence TTGACTCTGAGACCGCTGAGCTTGTCGTTGCGATCGCTATTAATTGTGCCGTTTGTCATTCAACTGGTGCTGGCGATCGCTCTGACGGGATATTTGTCGGTGCGCAGTGGTGAGCTTGCCGTGAACCAGGTGGCGCAGGATCTCCGTACAGAAATTACGACCCACATTGTTGACCAGCTCAGGGCCTATCTCGCCGAGCCGCATCAGATCAATCAACTGAATGTGCGGGCGATCGCTCAGGGCAACTTGCCGCTGGGGGATTGGGAGGCCACTGAACAGTATTTTTTGCAGCAGCTGCAAGACTTTAAGTATGTGGACTCGATTTATTACGGGTCAGTCAGTGGTGAATTTAGTGGGGCGTTGAGGCAGCCGGAGGGAGCCCACCCGCTCCAAGTGATGCACGTGCGATCGCAAACCCCGCAACTGCTCCAGTTCTGGGAGGTTAATGAGGCGGGGACGCCTACCCGGCTGGTGACCGAAGCCCCCAATTTTGAGGTCACCCAGCGCCCTTGGTTTCAAGAGGCGGTGGCCCAAGGCCAACCCAGCTGGGGCAATATTTTTACGTATCATGCCTTTCCGGCGATGGCGATTCCGGCGATGACCCCGGTGTTTAACGCGCAAGGGGCATTGCAAGGGGTGGTCGCCAACAACTTTTTTTTGAGTCAGGTCAGCGATTTTCTCAAGACGCTCAAAATTGGGCAAACGGGTCAGGCGTTTATCCTCGACCGTCAGGGGTTACTGGTGGCGAGTTCATCGCTGCCCCAACCCTTTTGGGTCAAGCATGGCAAAGCGGAGCGGATGTTAGCCAGCGAGGCTCCCACTGCCGTTTTGCAAGCAGCGGTGGCGGCCATGCAGCGCCAAGACAGCGATTTGGTGCGCCAAGGGGCGGCGCAGACGGTTGGTTTTACCGCTGATCGTGCCCACTATTTTTTGCAGGTTACGGCCTTTCAAGACGACTACGGGCTGGATTGGCTGATCGGCGTGATTTTGCCGGATACCGATTTCCTGGGGCCGCTGTATGCCTACCGCAGCAACATCATTCTGCTGTCAATCGGGGCGTTGCTGATTTCGCTCATGGTGGGGTTCTACACTTCGCGGTGGATTGCCGGGCCGGTGCAGTATCTCCGGCGGGCGGCCAGACGTTTGGCGGCGGGCAATTTTCATCAACGGTTGCCGCAGAGCGGTATTCAAGAGCTTGACGATTTGACGCTGTCGTTTGAAGGCATGGCTCAGCAACTGCAAACGTCGTTTGAAACGTTGCAGCAGCAGGCATTGCATGATGGACTGACCCAGCTGCCCAGCCGCAATGCCCTGGTGACCGAAATGCAGCGGCGGCTAGTGCGGGCTGAGCAGGATGTGGATTTCCAGTTTGCGGTGTTCTTTATCGATTTGGATAATTTCAAGTTAATCAACGACAGTCTGGGGCATCTGGTGGGCGATCGCCTGTTGGTCGAAGTGGCCCAGCGATTCCGAGCGGCCTTGCCTTATCCGGCCTTTGTCAGTCGCTTTGGGGGCGATGAATTTGTGGTGATGACGGGGGCGGTGGCGGCGATCGATGAGGCGCTGGACCTGGCCGATCGCCTATTGCAGATAATGCAAGCACCGGTAGCCATTGGCGATCGCGACATTTACGTCACGATGAGTGTCGGCATTGTCTTCAGCACGATGCAGCTCAATAGTGTGGAGGAATGCCTGCGAAAAGCGGATATTGCTTTGTACAAGGCTAAAGAACGGGGCAAGGCCCGCTATGAGGTATTTGTGCAGGAAATGCACGCCACCGTTGAGCAACGCTGGCAAATTGAAACGGCCCTGCGGCAAAGTCTTGAGGCCCAGCAACTGGCGATCGCCTACCAGCCGGTCACGCAGCTGAGCTCGGGCGACATGATCGGGTTTGAAGCCCTCTGTCGCTGGCACCACCCACAACTCGGTCCCGTATCCCCCGAAATTTTTATTCCCATTGCGGAAGAGACCGGATTGATTGTGGCGCTGGAACGGTGGTTACTGCATCAAGCCTGTGCCCAGATGCAGCACTGGCAGCAGCAATTTCCGGCGCTGCCCCTCGCGTTTATGAGTGTCAATATTTCCCCAGTGCATGTGATGCATCCAACCTTTGTGGCAGACATTCATCAAGTGCTGCAAGCGACTCATCTGGCCCCTGCGGCCTTGAAACTAGAAGTCACTGAGAGCCTAATGATGCATAACCCCGGTGTGGCCCGAGAGCGCCTGCAGCAGGTGCGGGCGTTTGGAGTGCAGCTCAGCTTGGATGACTTTGGCACCGGCTATTCGTCCCTCAGCTATTTACATCAGTTTCCTTTCAATACCCTCAAGATTGATCAATCCTTTGTGCACCAGCTCCGAGCGACGCCCCACGATACGGGGATTGTGCGGGCCATTATTGCCATGGCTCACAGTCTCAACATTCAAACCATTGCGGAAGGGATTGAAACGGCGGACGAGGCGGCGTTGTTGGCGCAACTCGGTAGCCATTATGGTCAGGGCTACTACTTTGCCCGACCCGGCAGCGCGGATGACATGACGCGACGGTTAACCGCAGCAGCGCAGCGGTCTAGCGATCGCTCATCGCAGTAA
- the dnaA gene encoding chromosomal replication initiator protein DnaA, whose translation MEQALDGIWQQVLDELQEQLSRPTFETWIKPARPQTLSEQTLIISTPNPFARNWLHKHYLSTIATVVKNIVGRPVEVQFVVESPEGNGAALDGIPAADLTWPVPAPPPPAADTDDGTSDREASLNPKAIFSRFVVGANNRMAHAAALAVAEAPGREFNPLFLCGGVGLGKTHLMQSIGHYRLEIAASARIAYVSTEQFTNDLITAIRKDSMQSFRDHYRQTDVLLVDDIQFIEGKEYTQEEFFHTFNTLHESGKQIVLASDRPPNQMPRLQDRLVSRFSMGLIADIQPPDYETRMAILQKKAEYENVRLPRAVIEYIASTYTSNIRELEGALIRAIAYTSISGLPMTVENLMPVLSATASEKVEVSPETVLKVISEVFSVSEDDLKGSSRKREISLARQIGMYLMRQHTSLSLPKIGAIFGGKDHTTVIYSCDKITKQIKKDPQFNQTVRDVSDRINTAE comes from the coding sequence GTGGAACAAGCGCTTGACGGCATTTGGCAACAAGTCTTAGACGAACTGCAAGAACAACTCAGCCGCCCCACCTTTGAAACCTGGATCAAGCCCGCCCGCCCCCAAACCCTGTCCGAACAAACCCTCATCATTTCAACCCCTAACCCGTTTGCGCGTAACTGGTTGCATAAGCATTACCTGAGCACGATCGCCACCGTGGTGAAAAATATTGTGGGTCGCCCGGTCGAAGTGCAGTTTGTGGTGGAAAGCCCCGAAGGTAACGGTGCTGCGCTGGACGGCATCCCGGCGGCAGATTTAACCTGGCCAGTCCCGGCACCGCCCCCACCCGCAGCAGATACCGATGACGGCACCAGCGATCGCGAAGCCAGTTTGAACCCCAAGGCCATCTTTTCGCGGTTTGTCGTTGGGGCTAACAACCGCATGGCCCACGCCGCTGCCCTCGCGGTTGCCGAGGCCCCTGGCCGGGAGTTCAATCCCCTGTTTCTTTGTGGCGGGGTCGGTTTGGGCAAAACCCACCTAATGCAATCCATCGGCCACTATCGGCTCGAAATCGCCGCCTCAGCTCGCATCGCTTACGTCTCGACGGAACAGTTCACCAATGACCTGATCACGGCCATTCGCAAAGACAGTATGCAGAGCTTTCGCGACCACTATCGCCAAACAGACGTGCTGCTCGTCGATGACATCCAGTTCATTGAGGGCAAAGAATACACCCAAGAAGAGTTTTTCCACACTTTCAACACCCTGCACGAGTCGGGCAAACAAATTGTGCTGGCCAGCGATCGCCCGCCCAACCAAATGCCGCGCCTGCAAGATCGCCTGGTGTCGCGCTTTTCCATGGGCTTGATCGCCGATATTCAGCCTCCCGATTACGAAACCCGGATGGCGATTTTGCAAAAAAAAGCCGAGTACGAAAATGTGCGCTTGCCTCGCGCCGTAATTGAATACATTGCCTCTACTTACACCTCCAACATTCGAGAATTGGAAGGGGCGCTGATTCGCGCGATCGCCTACACTTCCATCTCCGGCCTGCCCATGACGGTAGAAAACCTGATGCCAGTACTCAGCGCCACCGCCAGCGAAAAAGTCGAGGTCTCCCCCGAGACGGTGCTCAAAGTCATTTCGGAAGTCTTCAGCGTCTCCGAAGACGACCTCAAAGGCAGCTCTCGCAAGCGGGAAATCAGCCTGGCCCGACAAATTGGCATGTATCTCATGCGTCAACACACGAGTCTGAGCCTGCCCAAGATTGGGGCCATTTTTGGCGGCAAAGACCACACCACCGTGATCTATAGCTGCGACAAAATCACCAAGCAGATCAAAAAAGATCCCCAGTTCAATCAAACCGTGCGCGACGTCAGCGATCGCATCAACACTGCCGAATAG